One segment of Erigeron canadensis isolate Cc75 chromosome 2, C_canadensis_v1, whole genome shotgun sequence DNA contains the following:
- the LOC122590112 gene encoding glycosylphosphatidylinositol anchor biosynthesis protein 11, which yields MKNKKKKVHNMKSTTGENDVVQNISPMKVVVSHLICVIALGSSFWMAHNVYSINLIHNPAHTLRLLSLIHIPVVILIYSSFRKDKNQNSYLKAVARGLLALPVGAVVNALGAIALGAPVGTLYFLRTLNWSLLMSAFTFVPAASVYGSSWGSWHRIYAQTKPIGSIDYMICLPAHAAVIGAWFGAWPMPLDWERTWQEWPICVTYGAIIGYLVGMLASICSSVFHVPHLHMKGD from the exons ATgaagaataagaaaaagaagGTTCACAATATGAAAAGCACCACCGGCGAAAACGACGTCGTACAAAACATATCGCCTATGAAAGTAGTTGTATCGCATTTGATCTGCGTCATTGCGTTAGGCTCATCGTTTTGGATGGCGCATAATGTTTACTCCATTAATTTGATCCATAATCCAGCTCATACTCTCCGTTTACTATCG CTGATTCATATTCCAGTTGTAATTTTGATATACAGTTCCTTTCGGAAAGATAAGAATCAGAATTCG TACTTAAAGGCAGTAGCTAGAGGTTTATTAGCACTTCCAGTTG GGGCTGTTGTCAATGCACTTGGAGCTATTGCTTTAGGGGCACCTGTTGGTACTCT GTACTTTCTAAGAACCCTTAACTGGTCTCTTCTGATGTCTGCATTTACT TTTGTCCCTGCAGCTTCTGTCTATGGCTCATCTTGGGGTAGTTGGCATCGGATATATGCGCAGACAAA gCCAATTGGATCTATTGATTATATGATCTGTTTACCTGCACATGCTGCAGTAATTGGAGCTTGGTTTGGGGCCTGGCCCATGCCACTTGACTGGGAAAGGACGTGGCAG GAATGGCCTATATGTGTGACATATGGAGCCATCATTGGGTACTTGGTAGGAATGTTGGCTTCTATCTGTTCATCAGTCTTTCATGTTCCGCATCTACACATGAAGGGAGATTAA
- the LOC122589035 gene encoding protein HEADING DATE REPRESSOR 1-like: MEEADKLEEEVTGGGSGGVVVNGFSQVSSTPVLWKSRRRSSSSTARVKNLDKGVAEDADNTTENKEEENYTDEKMEDTTPTTVLSEKRKALFEPLEPIMDLNGRRPSAESLLPPPDFDIASYPRGWLIGKKRKLVNVDVVESMRRIAVQEMNRKDREIGGLNEQLEEDSRVLEHLQLQLLDERSKRADVERQNKMLQNQVDMLMNMLQESENMDDEEAPQDP, from the exons ATGGAAGAAGCAGATAAGCTGGAGGAGGAGGTAACAGGAGGAGGAAGTGGCGGAGTTGTTGTGAATGGATTCTCGCAAGTGTCTTCTACTCCTGTTTTATGGAAGTCTCGTAGgagatcatcatcatctacag CTAGAGTGAAGAACTTAGACAAGGGTGTTGCAGAAGATGCTGACAATACAACCGAGAACAAGGAAGAAGAAAATTACACTGATGAAAAAATGGAAGACACAACTCCGACCACTGTTCTTTCTGAGAAACGTAAGGCTCTCTTTGAACCTCTTGAACCAATAATGGATTTGAATGGTAGAAGACCTTCAGCTGAATCTTTGCTCCCCCCACCGGACTTTGACATTGCCAGTTACCCACGAGGATGGCTCATTGGGAAGAAAAGGAAACTTGTAAATGTGGATGTTGTTGAAAGCATGCGCAGGATTGCTGTACAAGAAATGAACAGGAAG GACAGAGAGATTGGTGGTCTAAACGAACAGTTAGAAGAGGACTCACGTGTCCTTGAGCATCTCCAACTGCAGCTACTGGATGAACGTAGCAAGCGTGCAGATGTTGAGAGACAGAATAAAATGCTGCAAAACCAAGTTGATATGCTTATGAACATGCTTCAGGAATCTGAGAACATGGACGACGAGGAAGCCCCACAAGATCCTTAA
- the LOC122589572 gene encoding mitogen-activated protein kinase kinase kinase 20-like produces MDLGLKNKKRSLLSLLSSNDNNDDNNCEPNNKKSKKEYESKYYGDGMVWSRGCLIGKGCFGSVFLANLKKPKSRYTSYPPIMAVKSAEVSVSGSIQKEKEVLNNIVGCRNVIRCFGEEITNGENGQMVYNLLLEYGSGGTLADFIFRQSGTGLPELDVKRHSKEILCGLRHIHNCGYVHCDLKPENILLVGNNSVDNKLFAKICDLGLAKRAEQIKKSNKMVQFWRGTPMYFSPEVVMDGVQEAPSDIWAFGCIVLEMLTGKPPWDSKLDTNGDEVLACIGESNEVPDIPSTVSKEAKSFLKGCFSRKPMYRWTAEMLLAHPFLEGIGDYDEYDNRVEDLGDLFDINAITSSILFDNDDDDETSFSLFSDDLSYLSENELDFWIEEDVDAIENDISSCLSVEKRSSAAALNEVHQYPVSFTITSGV; encoded by the coding sequence ATGGATTTGGGgttaaagaacaagaaaaggagtttattatcattattatctagtaatgataataatgatgataacaATTGTGAaccaaataataaaaagagCAAGAAAGAATATGAGAGCAAGTATTATGGAGATGGAATGGTGTGGTCTAGAGGTTGTTTGATAGGAAAAGGATGTTTTGGTTCTGTTTTTCTTGCAAATTTAAAGAAGCCCAAATCAAGGTACACATCATATCCACCAATTATGGCTGTTAAATCTGCTGAAGTCTCGGTTTCGGGCTCCATTCAGAAAGAAAAAGAGGTTCTGAATAACATTGTTGGGTGTAGGAATGTGATCAGATGTTTTGGGGAAGAGATTACCAACGGCGAAAATGGTCAGATGGTTTATAACTTGTTGTTAGAGTATGGTTCTGGTGGAACCCTAGCTGATTTTATTTTCAGGCAATCTGGCACCGGATTGCCTGAATTAGATGTTAAACGTCATAGTAAGGAAATTCTTTGTGGATTGAGGCATATACATAATTGTGGGTATGTTCATTGTGATTTAAAACCTGAAAATATTTTGCTTGTTGGGAATAATTCGGTTGATAATAAGTTGTTTGCTAAAATATGTGATTTGGGGTTAGCGAAAAGGGCTGAACAGATCAAGAAAAGTAACAAGATGGTGCAATTTTGGAGAGGGACACCAATGTATTTTTCACCTGAAGTTGTGATGGATGGTGTTCAAGAAGCTCCTTCTGATATTTGGGCATTTGGGTGTATTGTGCTCGAGATGTTAACCGGGAAGCCTCCCTGGGATTCTAAGTTGGATACGAATGGTGACGAGGTTTTAGCCTGTATTGGTGAAAGTAATGAAGTGCCTGATATTCCAAGTACGGTTTCAAAAGAAGCAAAGAGTTTTTTAAAGGGTTGTTTCTCTAGGAAGCCTATGTATAGATGGACGGCCGAGATGCTGTTAGCCCATCCCTTCTTAGAAGGGATTGGTGATTATGATGAATATGATAACAGAGTCGAAGACTTGGGTGATCTTTTTGATATAAACGCCATCACCTCTTCGATTCTCTTCGataatgacgatgatgatgagacTAGTTTCTCTTTGTTTTCGGATGATTTAAGTTATTTATCTGAAAACGAGCTCGATTTTTGGATAGAAGAAGATGTTGATGCGATTGAAAACGATATAAGTTCTTGTTTATCTGTAGAAAAAAGAAGTAGCGCCGCAGCATTAAATGAAGTACATCAATATCCTGTTTCCTTTACCATTACTTCAGGAGTCTAG